Within the Mugil cephalus isolate CIBA_MC_2020 chromosome 1, CIBA_Mcephalus_1.1, whole genome shotgun sequence genome, the region ATGAAGCAATCCACAACCTCACGGTAGCTCTAAAGCGCTACGGTTATTATGACAACACAGTCATAGTGTACTCCTCAGACAATGGAGGCCAGCCATATAACGGAGGGAGCAACTGGCCCTTGAGGGGGAGCAAGGCCACCTACTGGGAGGGGGGCATCAGGGCGGTGGGGTTTGTTCATAGTCCCCTATTGGTGAATAAAGGGACAAAATGTCGATCTTTGGTCCACATTACTGACTGGTACCCAACACTGGTGACCTTAGGAGAGGGAACTCTGGACGAAGATCTAAATCTGGATGGGTATGATGTTTGGGAGGCTATCAGCGAAGGCCGCCCTTCACCTCGCCAGGACATTCTTCACAACATTGACCCAATTTACATCAAAGCCAAGAATGGTTCATGGAAGGCCGGGTATGGCTTATGGAACACGGCAATCCAAGCTGCTCTCCGAGTGGGCCACTGGAAGCTCTTGACCGGTGTGCCCGGCTTCAGTGACTGGGTGCCCCCGCAGACCTTCTCCAACCAGCGGCTAACCAATCGCTGGCACAACGAGCGTGTCCGCTGGGACCGGGGTAAGTCCATCTGGCTGTTCAATATCACGGCTGATCCTTACGAGAGAGTGGACTTGTCCCAGCGTTTTCCACATATAGTCAAGAAGATGCTGATGCGCCTAGCGCAGTACAACAAGACTGCTGTGCCGGTACGCTACCCGGCGATAGACTTGCGGTCCAACCCTCAGTACAATGGGGGCGTGTGGGGACCCTGGTACAAAGAGGATAAGGACgaacaggaggaggacgagaggtATCATAACTTGTTCACCAACCATCTTGGcaaaagaagatggaaaaagaaatcaatgaacaaaaaaatgaaacggAGGGTAACTGAGTAGCTAGACACATTTGTTACAGACTTCCTTCAGTTGGTTTTTCTCAGGGACTGACGCATCCTGCTTCCgggatgtcttttcagatgtttgaGCTCCAGGTAGTTTTAACTTATCTCCAATACTGTATGAGAAAAGTGGACCTTTTAGGACTAAGGAAAAAATCACTTGTTCAAACACTACTGTCATGCTCAGACACAACTAAGACCTCATATCAATGCTGGGGGCATACAaagaatgtttatttttttaggttctgttgcatgtttgaactCATGTCACTTTTACGTCGATAATAGATTCATGTTTCTTGTAGAGTAGAGAATAATTGTTCCTTGACAGTTGCCATAAACTCTGGTGACAGAGAAATTAAGTAAGACATAGTTCTATTATGTTGTCGATTGCAATGCCACGGTATCGGGGGGAAACAGATGTAGAATTTATGTGACACCTGAGTTGATGGACTTTGTTTTTATAAGCGCAGGCTGTCTGAACTTTAGAATAATAGTTTTTGTTCCCTCTTTTACATGATGTCTGGTCTGGCACCAGGCCAACCTGAATGTAAGacacactgacaaaataaaagtgccCCAGACACAAAGCTCTTTGTCTCCTGCAATCTTTCAACCTTTGTCTGGTTTGCTTTTTATTATAGgaagacttttctttttatactgATGACAAGAGGTACTCTTGTAACTGTAAAGGCTTTACGATCACTTTCATATTTAAAACTGACACGCTGCCACTAAATACATTGATTCATGGAAAATACTGTAAATCTGCTGGTGATAAAGACCTAATTCCTTTCTCGCAGTGTCTAAAAATGGTGCTCCTCatccagtgttgccagatatacGATAATCATCGTATTTATATGATAGTTTCTGGGCCTATGTGATATAAAATACAATTGGCAGTTTACTGACGATGA harbors:
- the arsj gene encoding arylsulfatase J — translated: MFILWVPVSLFLGFIVSKTWSVQMSWENWNAAQRNRGNEFGKTSSQPHIVFILVDDQGFRDVGYHGSEIKTPALDRLAAQGVKLENYYVQPLCSPSRSQLMTGRYQIHTGLQHSIIRATQPNCLPLDNVTLPQKLKQAGYSTHMVGKWHLGFYKRGCLPTQRGFDTFFGSLLGSGDYYSHYKCEGPGMCGYDLYEGEEAAWEQDRGLYSTVMFTRKAISILANHDPHRQPLFLYLAYQAVHSPLQVPARYLERYKGIPNLHRRKYAAMVSCLDEAIHNLTVALKRYGYYDNTVIVYSSDNGGQPYNGGSNWPLRGSKATYWEGGIRAVGFVHSPLLVNKGTKCRSLVHITDWYPTLVTLGEGTLDEDLNLDGYDVWEAISEGRPSPRQDILHNIDPIYIKAKNGSWKAGYGLWNTAIQAALRVGHWKLLTGVPGFSDWVPPQTFSNQRLTNRWHNERVRWDRGKSIWLFNITADPYERVDLSQRFPHIVKKMLMRLAQYNKTAVPVRYPAIDLRSNPQYNGGVWGPWYKEDKDEQEEDERYHNLFTNHLGKRRWKKKSMNKKMKRRVTE